From the genome of Sulfurimonas paralvinellae:
GATCGTCGAGCTGTATCCACCGAATTTTACTTCAATGGCGTCATCACCGATCACTTCATTACAGACATGAACACATTTCTCACACATGATACAAAGAGCCGGATCATAATTGATAAGGCCCCAGTCTTTTACAGTTCTGAGCTGATCTTTCGCTGAAAACTCTTGATGAGCTACACCGAATTCAAGTGTCATATTTTGCAGATCACACTCACCTGACTTATCACATACACCACACTCTAAAGGGTGATTTACATCATAAAGCTTCATGATGTTCTGACGCTCACGCTCAAGCTCATGAGAGTTTGTTGTTACATTGATACCTTCTGTCGGCGGCGTGTTACAAGAGAGGATGAACCCGTCAACTCCCTCAACTTCCACAGAACAGATACGACACGATGCACATGGCGATGTTTTTGAGATATAACACATTGTAGGAATATAAACACCGTTTTTACGTGCAGCCTGAAGGATTGTCTCACCTTTGGCTGCCGTTACATTTTTGCCGTCAATTGTAAAGTTAATCATTTTTTCCATCATCAACTCCTAGGCCTGTACCATTGCTATATAGTAACAACGCATACATCTCTCGGCTTCAGCAAGTGCCTGCTCTTGAGTAAATCCAAGATTAACCTCTTTGTTGTTGTCTTTACGATCATCAACAGCAAGTACAGAAGAGTGCTCACGCGGTAGACCCGGAAGCCAGCCGCTCACTTTCTCTTTCTTATCATAGACCTTGAGTTTCATCAAATGATCTTCCATGATCTCTTCATCTGTAAGCGTCACTTCTCCTGTTTGCACATAACGAGCCATAACCGAAGCGGCACGTTTTGCCTGACCAACGGCATTGACAATCGTCATCGGACCATATTCACAGTCTCCCGCAGCAAAGATACCCTTGCGTGAGGTCATATAGTCTTTACCATTTGTTTTAATGGTAGCCCATGAAGTCATCTCAATATCCCACTCTTCAGGAAGCAAGTCTAAGTCTGCTGACTGAGAAACGGCAGGAATGAGATAATCTGCTTCGATCGTATAAGATTCACCCTCGATTTTAACAAGTTGAGCACGACCGCCGTCAGGATCGGGAACAAGTTCAAACTTATCGATGAGCAGTTCATTTAGAACATCATTTTCATCGGTAGAGATCTTGTTGACAGCCGAGTGGAAAAGAAATTCAACACCCTCTTCTACTGCTTCATGATACTCTTCATAGGTCGTGTTACGGATAATTGTCTTCTCATCACGACGATAGATCATATAAACTTTTTTGGCATTGGCACGAATGGCACAGCGGACAACATCCATAGAGGTAAATCCACCACCGACACAAACAACTGTTTTACCGGTTAGATCAACATAGTCAGTCGTTAGAAGATTCTCTTCTTGTACCTCTTTTGGAATTTTAATGCCGTACTTCTCATAAAGGTTTACCCTATCGAGGAAATCAATCGCACCCCAGTAACCTTTAATTTCAGGTCTTTCATTTTCACAACGAACCTTTTTAGAGATACGTGTTCCAACAGCGACCATCGTTGCATCATACTCATTTTCAAATCTACGCATATCATCTGCAGAGATTCTTGAGTTCGTGATGAAATTGACACCCATATCACGAACACATTCGATATCCTGATTGTATTTATCAATCGGCATACGGTATTCAGGTACACCGACGGCAACCTCACCACCAAGAACAGGAAGGTCTTCATAAACATCAACTTCAACACCCTCGGCTGCAAGATAGTAAGCCGTTGTAAGACCGGCAGGTCCTGCACCGATTACTGCAACTTTTTTACCGATAGGTGCTTTTTTCTCCATCGGATGGAAAAAGTCATATTCATGATCTGTTTCCCAATCAGCACCAAGACGTTTGAGTGACATAATAGAAATAGGCTCATCAAGATTCGTTCTACGGCATGCATCTTCACACGGGTGAGGACAGACACGCCCACATGTATGTGCAAGCGGCATCGTTTGACGTGTCGCCATTAATGAATCATCAAAACGTAAATCCCTTACGCCTTCAATATATCCCGGAATATCAACATGTGATGGACAGGCATCCGTACAAGGTGCTGTTATCTTTGCGATATAACCGATAGAATCTTCATAGTGCTTTGATTTTTTCTTTTCATTGATACACTCCATGAATGTATCTTCAAAGTGTGTCATCAGATCTAAAATAGGGTTTGGAACAGTCTTTCCAATCTCACATTTAGAAGTGATCTGCATACTTTTTCCAATCTCTTTCAAGTGATCCAAATCAGCTACTTCACCTTCACCGCGAGCAATCTTGTCAAGGACATCATATAAGATACGACCACCCCAACGTCCAGGAGCACATCGTCCACATGCTTCCGAATACTCTTGATACTGTGCAGCATACTCCATTGCCAAACGGATGACATCGACATCTTCATTAAAAAGTGCCACACCGTCCCAGCCTATAAAGGCTTTGGAATCACGGTGATCATCATACTGTGCCGGCAGGTTATAAGCTGATTCTTCCCACTCTTCTTCGGATTTACCTATATTGTTTATAGATTCACCCTTCCAAGTAGAAAAATAGACTTTACTCACATTCAATCCCTATTTTTTCACGACGATAGTCCAGTCGACTTCGTTGAATTTTAATGAGTTGTATAACTCATACCCACACTCTTTTACAAGATCAGCAGAGCGCTGAATCGGTGTAAAATCACCTATTTCAAAAAGAAAGATCAAAGTCTCGTTCGGCTTATGTTTTTCTTCTAAAATCTCTTTCATACGAGGTTCAAAATCGTTTCCAAGTTTTCTTAAGTCATATCTTTTCATTATCTGTCAACCTCACCAAATACAATATTTGTCGTACCGATTATAGATACAACATCCGGAATATAGTGACCAGGTAGGAGGTCAGTCAAGATTCCTGTATGCCAGAATGATGGCGCACGAAGTTTCAATCTGTACGGATATGGTCCACCTTGAGAGTTGATGTAAAAACCAAGTTCACCTTTTGGTGATTCAGTCGGAACATAAACTTCACCTACAGGCGGTCTCATTCCCTGCGTTACAAGCACGAAGTGCTGCATCAAAGAGTAGTTTTGCGTCATGATGTCAAGTTTCGGCGCGGAAATATACTTCGGTGCGTGAGCCATTAGCTCTGTTTGACCGTCTTTTTCACATTTCTCGTACATCTCTATACATTGATAAAGAATCTTCGCAGACTCTCTCATCTCTTCCATGTAAATACGATAACGGGCGAAGTTGTCACCCTTATCAGAGAACGGTACATTGAACTCTACTTCATCATACAATTCATACGGTTCTTCCTTACGAATATCCCAGGCAACACCGCTCGCTCTGAGCATTGGACCTGTACATCCCCAAGAGAGTGCCATTTCTGTCGGAATCGTTCCAACTTCTTCCATTCTCATTCGCCAAATACGGTTTGAGTCTAAAAGATCTTCATAATCTTTAATATTTTCTGGAAGTTTATTTAAGAACACTCTTAACTGATGTAAAAAACCGTCCTGAATATCCAAAGGAACACCACCGATGCGAATAGCCGCATGTGTAAGTCTCGCTCCACAATAACCTTCGATGATATCCATAAGATATTCTCTCTCACGGAATGCAAAAAGAAAAACCGTCATTGCACCGATATCAAGAGCCGTAGTCGCCAGCCAGAAAAGGTGAGACATCAAACGGTTGATCTCTAAAAGAAGCATACGAATAACTTTCGCACGACGTGGTACTTCAAGACCAATGAGCTTTTCAACTGCCAATGCAAATCCATAGTTATTTGAAGATGATGCAATGTAGTCCATACGATCCGTTGTCGGCATGAACTCGTTATAGATCATATTTTCAGCCATCTTCTCCATACCACGGTGAAGGTATCCGATATCCGGATGTGCTTTTACGATCTGCTCTTGTTGCAGGTGCAACATCAATCTTAACTGTCCATGAGCAGAAGGGTGCTGTGGACCGAAGTTAAGAATCAATTCATTATCGTCTCTGTCAAATGTAATATTTTCAAAAAACGGTGTTAATCTGTTTGTTACTTGTGCCATATTTTTACCACCCTATCTTTGCGGATCATCAATTACTTTTGATGACTCTTTATCTAATTTTGTAACCATAAACACGCCACCCTCTTCTTGATAAGATTCAACATGTCTCTCTTCGTCACCTGTGATCTCAGTACCTTTTGGCACTTCAAATCCAAGACGGGCAAAACGCTCAGAATCATATCTGTCAACTCTTGCAGTGTCACGAAGTTCAGGCCCGATGATATCACGTGCTTCTTTTCCGTAGATTTTATCTACTTCATACCATGCAGCGAATTCATCACCTTCTAGCGGATACGTTTTAAGAAGTGGATGTCCCTGCCAGTCGTACGGCATTAAAATACGTTTCATAAATGGATGTCCGTTTGCCTCAATACCAAACATATCGAACATCTCACGCTCTGACCAGTCTGCACTTCTAAAAAGCTTCTCGACAGAGTCTACTGCCTGACCGTTTTTAATGAAGTATTTTACACGGACACGTTTACGTTTTGTCATAGAAAGCATTTGGTAGAAGATCTCGAATGTATCATCTTTTGCCAGCCAGTCAATCGCTGAAAGTTCTGAAAGTTGTGTATATTCAAGTTCATCTCTCATCAACTCAAGCACACCGTAAATATCATGCGGGTTGATATAGATGACCATTTGCTCTACCTGAATGTAAGCATCTTTTACTTCAAACTTTTCTTTGATAGCTGCCAAATCTGCTGCAAATACTTCATCACAGTCTACATTTTCTTTAGGAACCTGCGGCGCGACATAAAATCTGTCTGTATAGTAGGCTTTTGCCTGTACATCGTCTTTAGGTGTATACGCTCTCATTACATTAACCTTTTTGCTTTTTGTGCATTACCGGCTTTGTTCGCACGGATCTTTTTCTGTAACAACATCACACCGTACTGCAGTGTCTCAGGACGTGGTGCACAACCAGGAAGATACAAGTCAACAGGAATGATTCTGTCACATCCCTGAACAGTTGCATATGTGTTGAACATTCCACCTGTATTCGCACATGAACCCATAGAGATAACCCATCTTGGCTCTGTCATTTGATCATAAAGACGCTTGATGAACTCTGCGTGTTTTTTCGTAAGTGTTCCGGCAACGATCATAACGTCAGCCTGACGAGGAGAAGCACGGAAGATAGTTCCATAACGGTCAAAGTCAAAACGAGATGCACCCGAGGCCATCATCTCAATACCACAACATGCAAGACCATATGTCAGTGCCCAAAGTGAGTTTGAACGTCCCCAGTTTACTATCTTGTCAATAGAAGTCAGCGCGACAGGAAGTCCACCGTCTTGTGTATAATTTACTTTATGTTGTGCCATTCTAGCGCTCCTTTTTTCCATGCATATACGAAACCAATTGCCAATAATACGATGAACATAATCATCTCAGCAAATCCAAACCAACCTAAAACTTTAAAGTCAACTGCCCATGGAAACATAAACACAATCTCAACATCAAAAAGTAAAAACAGAAGTGCGAACAGATAAAACTGTGGCGACAATCTATTTGGTTGTTTTGTGATTTCCGGTCCACATTCGTAAACAGAAAGTTTGAT
Proteins encoded in this window:
- a CDS encoding NADH-ubiquinone oxidoreductase subunit E family protein; this translates as MKRYDLRKLGNDFEPRMKEILEEKHKPNETLIFLFEIGDFTPIQRSADLVKECGYELYNSLKFNEVDWTIVVKK
- a CDS encoding NuoB/complex I 20 kDa subunit family protein, with translation MAQHKVNYTQDGGLPVALTSIDKIVNWGRSNSLWALTYGLACCGIEMMASGASRFDFDRYGTIFRASPRQADVMIVAGTLTKKHAEFIKRLYDQMTEPRWVISMGSCANTGGMFNTYATVQGCDRIIPVDLYLPGCAPRPETLQYGVMLLQKKIRANKAGNAQKAKRLM
- a CDS encoding NAD(P)H-quinone oxidoreductase subunit 3, whose amino-acid sequence is MDHINTANPYFGVFVLFVITFGAFITTTIIARLASRALAAKDSEKIKLSVYECGPEITKQPNRLSPQFYLFALLFLLFDVEIVFMFPWAVDFKVLGWFGFAEMIMFIVLLAIGFVYAWKKGALEWHNIK
- a CDS encoding FAD-dependent oxidoreductase; its protein translation is MSKVYFSTWKGESINNIGKSEEEWEESAYNLPAQYDDHRDSKAFIGWDGVALFNEDVDVIRLAMEYAAQYQEYSEACGRCAPGRWGGRILYDVLDKIARGEGEVADLDHLKEIGKSMQITSKCEIGKTVPNPILDLMTHFEDTFMECINEKKKSKHYEDSIGYIAKITAPCTDACPSHVDIPGYIEGVRDLRFDDSLMATRQTMPLAHTCGRVCPHPCEDACRRTNLDEPISIMSLKRLGADWETDHEYDFFHPMEKKAPIGKKVAVIGAGPAGLTTAYYLAAEGVEVDVYEDLPVLGGEVAVGVPEYRMPIDKYNQDIECVRDMGVNFITNSRISADDMRRFENEYDATMVAVGTRISKKVRCENERPEIKGYWGAIDFLDRVNLYEKYGIKIPKEVQEENLLTTDYVDLTGKTVVCVGGGFTSMDVVRCAIRANAKKVYMIYRRDEKTIIRNTTYEEYHEAVEEGVEFLFHSAVNKISTDENDVLNELLIDKFELVPDPDGGRAQLVKIEGESYTIEADYLIPAVSQSADLDLLPEEWDIEMTSWATIKTNGKDYMTSRKGIFAAGDCEYGPMTIVNAVGQAKRAASVMARYVQTGEVTLTDEEIMEDHLMKLKVYDKKEKVSGWLPGLPREHSSVLAVDDRKDNNKEVNLGFTQEQALAEAERCMRCYYIAMVQA
- the nuoD gene encoding NADH dehydrogenase (quinone) subunit D, whose translation is MAQVTNRLTPFFENITFDRDDNELILNFGPQHPSAHGQLRLMLHLQQEQIVKAHPDIGYLHRGMEKMAENMIYNEFMPTTDRMDYIASSSNNYGFALAVEKLIGLEVPRRAKVIRMLLLEINRLMSHLFWLATTALDIGAMTVFLFAFREREYLMDIIEGYCGARLTHAAIRIGGVPLDIQDGFLHQLRVFLNKLPENIKDYEDLLDSNRIWRMRMEEVGTIPTEMALSWGCTGPMLRASGVAWDIRKEEPYELYDEVEFNVPFSDKGDNFARYRIYMEEMRESAKILYQCIEMYEKCEKDGQTELMAHAPKYISAPKLDIMTQNYSLMQHFVLVTQGMRPPVGEVYVPTESPKGELGFYINSQGGPYPYRLKLRAPSFWHTGILTDLLPGHYIPDVVSIIGTTNIVFGEVDR
- a CDS encoding NADH-quinone oxidoreductase subunit C — protein: MRAYTPKDDVQAKAYYTDRFYVAPQVPKENVDCDEVFAADLAAIKEKFEVKDAYIQVEQMVIYINPHDIYGVLELMRDELEYTQLSELSAIDWLAKDDTFEIFYQMLSMTKRKRVRVKYFIKNGQAVDSVEKLFRSADWSEREMFDMFGIEANGHPFMKRILMPYDWQGHPLLKTYPLEGDEFAAWYEVDKIYGKEARDIIGPELRDTARVDRYDSERFARLGFEVPKGTEITGDEERHVESYQEEGGVFMVTKLDKESSKVIDDPQR